Proteins encoded together in one Terriglobus saanensis SP1PR4 window:
- a CDS encoding zinc-ribbon domain containing protein, producing MNFIDRMLRCSDCGEDFIFTAGEQLFFSDREFKNDPKRCKACKAKRAVTMQTAGGVRKSILGRVETRTSCSGCGIDTTVPFKPTQGRPVLCRACFNLQKAASPSPLSASSPLSVPSPLSQMAAVSAVAAMLEQGDASTSLDILRTEASDA from the coding sequence ATGAACTTCATCGACAGAATGCTTCGTTGCTCCGATTGTGGCGAAGATTTTATTTTCACCGCAGGCGAGCAGTTATTTTTCTCTGACCGCGAGTTCAAGAACGACCCTAAGCGCTGTAAAGCGTGCAAGGCCAAGCGGGCAGTTACCATGCAGACAGCGGGTGGGGTCAGAAAATCCATCCTCGGACGCGTTGAGACCCGCACCAGCTGCTCCGGTTGTGGCATCGACACAACCGTTCCCTTCAAACCGACACAGGGCCGCCCCGTGCTTTGCCGTGCCTGCTTTAACCTGCAGAAGGCAGCCTCTCCTTCGCCGCTGTCGGCTTCGTCGCCCTTGTCCGTTCCGTCGCCTTTATCTCAGATGGCAGCGGTCTCGGCCGTTGCTGCGATGCTCGAACAGGGAGATGCTTCCACCAGTCTGGATATACTCCGGACCGAAGCCAGCGACGCCTGA
- the rpsU gene encoding 30S ribosomal protein S21, whose translation MAEVRVQEGEPLENALRRFKRKVQQEDIIKEVKRHSFYLKPGEKKRVKEALARKRNRKKIRKEQD comes from the coding sequence TTGGCAGAAGTACGTGTCCAGGAAGGCGAACCGTTAGAGAACGCTCTCCGCCGCTTCAAACGCAAGGTGCAACAGGAAGACATCATTAAGGAAGTCAAGCGTCATTCCTTTTACCTGAAGCCCGGCGAGAAGAAGCGCGTGAAGGAAGCTCTCGCACGCAAACGGAATCGCAAGAAGATTCGCAAGGAACAGGATTAA
- a CDS encoding MmcQ/YjbR family DNA-binding protein: MNVELAREYLLSLPDVVETHQWGDNLVFWVGDKAIGGKMFAVFDLSANAKSVASFAAGRERCSELLELDGLLPAPYFARIFWIGTSYWSALRDTEWREHLAAAHALTREKLPPKVQRVLALTKTEQKKLILAARKLKAAAKS; the protein is encoded by the coding sequence ATGAACGTTGAACTGGCCCGCGAATATTTGTTGTCCCTTCCCGACGTCGTCGAGACCCACCAGTGGGGCGACAACCTTGTCTTCTGGGTGGGAGACAAGGCAATTGGCGGAAAGATGTTTGCGGTCTTCGACCTCAGCGCCAACGCGAAGTCGGTCGCCTCATTTGCCGCTGGCCGTGAGCGCTGCTCCGAACTTTTGGAGCTCGACGGTCTGCTGCCCGCGCCTTATTTCGCACGCATCTTCTGGATAGGGACCTCCTACTGGTCGGCGCTGCGCGATACCGAGTGGCGGGAGCATCTCGCCGCCGCGCATGCACTCACGCGCGAAAAACTGCCGCCCAAGGTCCAACGCGTTCTCGCGCTGACGAAGACGGAGCAGAAGAAACTCATCCTCGCTGCACGGAAACTTAAAGCCGCGGCTAAATCGTAG
- a CDS encoding MBL fold metallo-hydrolase: MQISVAENSTDLIRGHAQVGKAEIVVCTDGTCLFDGGAMFGVVPKTLWSRKVASDELNRITIGLNCVVVKIAGKTLLIETGFGNKLSPKLREICGNQELLPASLAAAGIAPESIDFVINTHLHWDHCSWNTTLHADGRITPTFRNAKYVAHRGEVEHGRLQLERDRISYVADNYEPLLANGQMLLVDADSLVADPYVCEGVWLECFPGHTAQTMAVHIESEGEHACFISDLIPTSAHLDLGWAMGFDLDPLRTIEERKRFYARALPENWLVLFPHDHDIPMAQLRQDEKGRVVVLIEEE, translated from the coding sequence ATGCAAATTTCTGTCGCTGAAAACTCCACCGACCTTATCCGCGGCCATGCGCAAGTCGGGAAGGCAGAGATCGTCGTCTGCACGGACGGCACCTGCCTCTTCGACGGCGGTGCGATGTTTGGCGTAGTGCCCAAAACACTCTGGAGCCGAAAAGTCGCGAGCGACGAGCTCAATCGAATCACTATCGGTCTCAACTGCGTCGTGGTGAAGATCGCGGGAAAGACGCTGCTGATCGAAACCGGCTTCGGGAACAAGCTCTCGCCAAAACTCCGTGAGATCTGTGGCAATCAGGAGCTTCTGCCCGCATCCCTCGCCGCCGCAGGCATCGCCCCGGAGAGCATCGACTTCGTCATCAACACGCATCTCCACTGGGACCACTGTTCGTGGAACACCACGCTCCACGCCGACGGTCGCATTACGCCAACATTTCGCAATGCGAAATACGTGGCGCACCGGGGCGAGGTGGAGCACGGACGTCTGCAACTTGAGCGCGACCGCATCAGCTACGTAGCAGACAACTACGAACCGCTTCTCGCAAACGGGCAGATGCTCCTTGTCGACGCAGACTCTCTGGTAGCAGACCCGTACGTCTGCGAAGGCGTGTGGCTGGAGTGCTTCCCCGGTCACACGGCGCAGACGATGGCGGTCCATATCGAGAGCGAGGGCGAACACGCCTGCTTTATCTCCGACCTGATCCCCACCTCAGCGCACCTCGACCTCGGCTGGGCGATGGGCTTCGACCTCGACCCGCTCCGCACCATTGAGGAGCGCAAGCGCTTCTACGCCCGCGCTCTACCGGAGAACTGGCTGGTCCTCTTTCCCCACGACCACGATATTCCCATGGCTCAACTGAGACAGGACGAAAAGGGCCGCGTTGTCGTTCTTATTGAAGAGGAATGA
- the tyrS gene encoding tyrosine--tRNA ligase, which translates to MTTQHTFPPPQEQLDLITKGAAEIIPVDDLTRRIEASIASGTPMRIKAGFDPTAPDLHLGHTVLMRKLRHFQQLGHQVIFLIGDFTALIGDPTGKSQTRKPLTREQIALNAETYQEQVFKILDRDKTEVRYNSEWLGELRYEDTIRLMAQFTLSQMIEREEFHKRFNAEEPIALHELMYPVMQGYDSVALKSDVELGGTDQKFNLMRGRDLQRHFGQQPQIVLTMPIIEGLDGVQKMSKSLNNAIGVTEAPFDMFTKLMQVSDELMWKYYTFLTDLPQSQIDALREQVAAGTLHPMQAKKDLARTITAGFHTAEAAQRAEENWSTQFQKGGVSDDTERITVPKSELGVETEPLSLNVDRLLVTAGLANSMGEARRKRSEKAVRIDEAVILEPRYALVTDPVTLTVRLGKRVKLVTVT; encoded by the coding sequence ATGACAACACAGCACACCTTTCCCCCACCGCAAGAGCAGCTCGACCTGATCACCAAGGGCGCCGCCGAGATTATTCCGGTGGACGACCTGACGCGCCGCATTGAGGCTTCGATTGCCAGCGGAACGCCGATGCGGATCAAAGCCGGCTTCGATCCGACCGCGCCGGACCTTCATCTGGGTCACACTGTGCTGATGCGGAAGCTGCGGCACTTCCAGCAGCTTGGGCACCAGGTCATCTTCCTGATCGGAGACTTTACCGCCCTGATCGGTGATCCCACGGGCAAGTCGCAGACACGCAAGCCCCTGACGCGCGAGCAGATCGCCTTGAATGCAGAGACCTACCAGGAGCAGGTCTTCAAGATCCTGGACCGCGACAAGACGGAGGTCCGTTACAACTCCGAATGGCTGGGCGAGCTGCGGTACGAAGACACGATCCGCCTGATGGCACAGTTCACCTTGTCGCAGATGATCGAGCGCGAAGAGTTCCACAAGCGCTTCAACGCCGAAGAGCCCATCGCCCTCCACGAACTGATGTACCCCGTCATGCAGGGATACGACTCGGTCGCCCTGAAGTCCGACGTGGAGCTGGGCGGGACCGACCAGAAGTTCAACCTGATGCGTGGGCGCGATCTGCAGAGACACTTCGGCCAGCAGCCTCAGATTGTGCTGACCATGCCGATCATCGAAGGCCTGGATGGCGTGCAGAAGATGTCGAAGTCGCTGAACAACGCGATCGGCGTGACCGAAGCTCCCTTCGACATGTTCACCAAACTGATGCAGGTCTCCGATGAGCTGATGTGGAAGTACTACACCTTCCTGACGGACCTGCCGCAATCCCAGATCGACGCTCTGCGCGAGCAGGTAGCCGCAGGCACGCTGCACCCGATGCAGGCGAAGAAGGACCTCGCCCGCACGATCACGGCTGGTTTCCACACCGCAGAGGCAGCTCAGCGCGCGGAAGAGAACTGGTCGACGCAGTTTCAAAAGGGTGGTGTGAGCGACGATACGGAGCGGATCACTGTTCCCAAAAGCGAACTCGGCGTGGAAACGGAGCCGCTCTCTCTTAATGTGGACCGTCTGCTCGTGACCGCAGGGCTGGCGAACTCCATGGGAGAAGCGCGCCGCAAGCGTTCCGAGAAGGCCGTGCGCATTGACGAGGCAGTGATCCTCGAACCCCGCTATGCTCTCGTCACCGATCCGGTCACCCTGACCGTCCGTCTCGGCAAGCGGGTAAAGCTTGTAACCGTTACGTAG
- a CDS encoding SDR family NAD(P)-dependent oxidoreductase translates to MQTIFESTGVPLSLAGRTALITGGSRGIGAAAVRLFRQAGARVAFSYRNAEAQAQSLAEECGGGDQCVALRQELACAEDGRLLVAAAAAALGGIDCLVVNHGVWPPQDASIAEMAESQWRGTLGVNLDSVFGLVQATVREMKSRPKPEGRPPGHIVLVSSTAGQRGEAFHADYAASKGALISMTKGLATELIRDGIYVNCVAPGWVDTDMSAVALSAPDASNTVLSAIPLGRVGTPVEIAGPILFLCTPWAGFISGEIFNVNGGAVLAG, encoded by the coding sequence GTGCAGACTATTTTTGAATCAACCGGCGTTCCGTTGTCGCTCGCGGGCCGCACAGCTCTTATTACGGGAGGCTCGCGCGGGATTGGCGCAGCCGCCGTACGTCTTTTCCGCCAGGCTGGCGCACGTGTGGCCTTTTCCTATCGCAACGCGGAGGCCCAGGCCCAATCGCTCGCAGAAGAGTGTGGAGGCGGCGACCAATGCGTCGCCCTGCGCCAGGAGCTTGCCTGCGCTGAAGACGGACGTCTCCTCGTGGCTGCTGCAGCGGCGGCGCTCGGCGGAATCGACTGTCTTGTGGTGAACCACGGTGTCTGGCCGCCGCAGGACGCATCCATCGCCGAGATGGCAGAGAGCCAGTGGCGCGGAACGCTCGGTGTCAATCTCGACAGCGTCTTCGGTCTCGTGCAGGCCACCGTCCGCGAGATGAAGTCTCGGCCAAAGCCGGAGGGTCGCCCGCCCGGGCATATTGTTCTGGTCAGTTCGACCGCAGGCCAGCGCGGCGAAGCCTTCCATGCCGACTACGCCGCCAGCAAGGGTGCACTCATCAGCATGACGAAGGGGCTGGCTACGGAGCTCATCCGCGACGGCATTTATGTGAACTGCGTTGCGCCCGGCTGGGTGGATACGGATATGTCCGCCGTAGCCCTAAGCGCGCCGGATGCGTCCAATACAGTGCTGTCCGCGATCCCGTTGGGTCGCGTCGGTACGCCAGTCGAGATCGCAGGCCCTATCCTGTTCCTCTGCACGCCCTGGGCAGGCTTCATCTCGGGCGAGATCTTCAACGTCAATGGCGGTGCCGTTCTTGCTGGATAA
- a CDS encoding DUF3253 domain-containing protein: MSKTILRLLEERGAGKTICPSEVARAVAGSETRSAWEPLMEEAREAAFSLVDAGQIVVTQKGRVIDGRTAKGPIRLRLK, translated from the coding sequence ATGTCGAAGACCATCCTGCGACTGCTCGAAGAGCGTGGTGCAGGCAAAACGATCTGTCCCAGTGAAGTCGCCCGGGCCGTTGCGGGGAGTGAGACTCGCTCTGCCTGGGAGCCGCTGATGGAAGAAGCCCGTGAAGCCGCCTTCTCCCTGGTGGACGCCGGACAGATCGTCGTGACCCAGAAGGGAAGAGTGATCGACGGTCGCACGGCCAAAGGTCCGATTCGATTGCGCTTGAAATAA
- a CDS encoding sugar phosphate isomerase/epimerase family protein: MATRREFVKASTAALCVAGMSRVATAASLKLPIGLQLYSVREMLPKDYAGTLKQIGGLGYKDVEAAGFYNHSPAEVKQAMSDAGLRLVSSHHNNADLHKNFDSILAFHKELGTEYVICSSTGPKNPTPPGEKTPEMTIDDWHWAADEFNKFGEKFSAAGIKFGYHNHVHEFDKIEGGVPFYEMLQHTNPKYVNFELDCGWAKVAGADPVEILRKHPTRIILLHVKDFIKPATPSTNPRDFKNTELGRGFIDYGPIFSEAAKAGHVKHIFVEQEGFDVPPLESLKIDADYIHNLER; encoded by the coding sequence ATGGCTACAAGAAGAGAGTTCGTCAAAGCGTCCACCGCCGCGTTGTGTGTCGCAGGGATGTCCCGGGTCGCAACTGCTGCTTCGCTCAAGCTACCCATAGGTCTGCAGCTTTACTCCGTACGCGAAATGCTGCCGAAGGATTACGCGGGCACGCTGAAGCAGATTGGAGGCCTTGGCTACAAGGACGTGGAAGCCGCTGGCTTCTATAACCACAGCCCCGCGGAGGTAAAGCAGGCGATGTCGGATGCTGGCCTTCGTCTCGTCAGCAGCCACCATAACAACGCCGACCTTCATAAGAACTTCGACTCCATTCTGGCCTTCCACAAGGAGTTGGGCACTGAGTACGTCATCTGCTCCTCCACCGGCCCGAAAAACCCGACACCTCCGGGCGAGAAGACCCCGGAGATGACGATCGACGACTGGCACTGGGCCGCGGACGAGTTCAACAAGTTTGGCGAGAAGTTCAGTGCTGCCGGGATCAAGTTCGGATATCACAACCACGTGCACGAGTTCGATAAGATTGAAGGCGGCGTTCCCTTCTACGAGATGCTGCAGCATACCAATCCGAAATATGTGAACTTCGAACTGGACTGTGGCTGGGCGAAAGTCGCCGGAGCCGACCCTGTGGAGATCCTGCGCAAGCATCCGACGCGCATCATCCTGCTGCATGTGAAGGACTTCATTAAGCCTGCGACGCCCTCCACCAACCCGCGCGACTTCAAAAATACGGAGCTTGGACGAGGCTTCATCGACTACGGACCGATCTTCAGTGAAGCCGCAAAGGCAGGACACGTGAAGCATATCTTCGTGGAGCAGGAAGGCTTCGACGTGCCTCCGTTGGAGTCGCTCAAGATCGACGCCGACTACATCCACAATCTCGAACGCTAA
- a CDS encoding gluconate 2-dehydrogenase subunit 3 family protein, translated as MQRRDFMRAMLAATVVPAVAAQMEAQAAAPTPTKEGPPAPGPVPWMRGLDSAKVDPASTISPEEIGLENVRFFTQTQMDTLRHLSNILVPPLKGKPGAVAAGAPEFMDFYVGESLPDTKMLYQGGLDWIDSESRQKLGKPFVQTNETEASGLIKPWLRTWMTDHYPHPVHERFLTVALHDLRFATTNSQAWADTAAKNEEKPWMDLYWSPVQPDISRDYFRPAQHVVTPAKHTSKR; from the coding sequence ATGCAGCGAAGAGATTTCATGAGGGCCATGCTGGCGGCCACGGTTGTGCCCGCAGTCGCGGCGCAGATGGAGGCGCAGGCGGCAGCACCGACACCCACGAAAGAAGGCCCACCGGCTCCTGGTCCCGTGCCATGGATGCGCGGTCTGGACAGTGCCAAGGTAGACCCGGCTTCGACCATCTCACCGGAAGAGATTGGTCTTGAAAATGTCCGGTTCTTTACGCAGACGCAGATGGACACGCTTCGTCATCTGAGCAATATCCTCGTTCCACCCCTTAAAGGAAAACCCGGCGCGGTGGCCGCGGGAGCGCCCGAGTTTATGGATTTCTATGTCGGCGAGTCCCTGCCCGACACCAAGATGCTCTACCAGGGCGGTCTCGACTGGATCGATTCAGAATCCAGACAAAAGCTAGGTAAACCCTTTGTGCAGACCAACGAGACGGAAGCGAGCGGCCTGATCAAGCCGTGGCTGCGCACATGGATGACCGACCATTATCCGCACCCGGTACATGAGCGGTTCCTGACCGTGGCTCTCCATGACCTCCGCTTCGCCACCACGAACTCACAGGCATGGGCCGACACCGCCGCGAAGAATGAAGAGAAGCCATGGATGGATCTCTACTGGTCTCCGGTGCAGCCGGATATCTCGCGCGACTACTTTCGTCCCGCTCAGCATGTCGTCACGCCCGCCAAACATACTTCGAAGCGCTAA
- a CDS encoding DoxX family protein yields the protein MSSKYMTFVAVLMVIGSLLLLVGKYVPLGLTLLGPIIVNILLFHFTLMHGGAAGGLIAAVFEIFLIVAYRRSFRGIFDADPPPSTTI from the coding sequence ATGTCGAGCAAGTACATGACCTTCGTCGCCGTGCTGATGGTCATCGGCAGTCTGCTTCTGCTGGTAGGAAAGTATGTCCCGCTGGGCCTGACGCTGCTCGGGCCTATCATTGTGAACATCCTGCTCTTCCACTTCACGCTGATGCACGGCGGTGCGGCAGGGGGCCTTATCGCTGCAGTCTTTGAGATCTTTCTGATCGTGGCCTATCGCAGGTCGTTCCGCGGCATCTTCGACGCGGACCCGCCGCCTTCGACTACGATTTAG
- a CDS encoding GMC oxidoreductase, whose protein sequence is MSKEVVDVLIIGSGHSGGMAAKMLTERGISCLMLNAGPIADVTKNAEEKPAHALPYRGFRPPSRLPHVFQSNEFNANVWVDEKEVPYTYDPDHPYNWVRVRLFGGRSLFWSRQSFRLSDYELKGKSHDGFGDDWPISHADLDPYYSKVEQIFHVSGNKDGIPQMPDGDFFADKTPWTPAMTRLRTVAEKNKFPCVKQRRAEGHDGLASSVNLLLPAAFATGKLKVIPNVIVRELSVDKNTGLVNGAYFVDRISRREMSVKARVVVLAAGTLESTRLLMNSKIANSSGVMGHYLCDQTYGVGVTCSVPEARNGHSAKISGGGAIMPRFRNLDTKASNFVRGYAYNCYSSTGAMDARCFAAYGQELEDKLAEYHGSGITLSAMCEVLARYENHVRPSTDVVDAWGIPALHIQAHYGDNEFNMARDAANTAEQLAHEAGFEVLAKNSEPNPPGYSIHELGTCRMGNDPKTSVLNKWNQSHDIKNLFVVDGAAFVSAGWQNPTMTILALAMRSSEYLAEQMRLRAV, encoded by the coding sequence ATGTCGAAAGAAGTAGTCGATGTTCTGATTATCGGTTCCGGTCACTCGGGCGGCATGGCCGCGAAGATGCTCACGGAACGCGGCATCAGCTGCCTGATGCTGAACGCCGGGCCCATTGCGGATGTAACGAAGAACGCAGAAGAGAAACCTGCGCATGCCCTTCCCTATCGCGGCTTCCGCCCACCCAGCAGGCTTCCCCACGTCTTTCAATCGAACGAGTTCAACGCCAATGTCTGGGTGGACGAGAAGGAAGTCCCCTACACCTACGACCCAGACCATCCCTACAACTGGGTGCGCGTGCGTCTCTTCGGTGGACGTTCGCTCTTCTGGTCGCGGCAGTCGTTTCGCCTGAGCGACTACGAGTTGAAGGGCAAATCGCACGACGGTTTTGGCGACGACTGGCCGATCAGCCATGCGGACCTCGATCCCTACTACTCCAAGGTTGAGCAGATCTTTCACGTATCGGGCAACAAGGACGGCATTCCGCAGATGCCGGATGGCGACTTCTTCGCCGACAAGACGCCGTGGACGCCGGCGATGACGCGCCTCCGCACGGTCGCGGAAAAGAATAAATTTCCGTGCGTGAAGCAGCGACGCGCAGAGGGCCACGACGGCCTGGCAAGCTCCGTCAATCTCCTGCTGCCCGCAGCCTTTGCCACCGGCAAACTCAAGGTGATTCCGAACGTCATTGTGCGTGAGCTTTCGGTCGACAAGAACACCGGTCTGGTCAACGGGGCATACTTCGTCGACCGCATCTCGCGCCGAGAGATGTCCGTGAAGGCGCGCGTTGTGGTCCTGGCTGCGGGAACGCTCGAAAGTACGCGTCTGCTGATGAACTCGAAGATCGCCAACTCCAGCGGCGTGATGGGCCACTATCTCTGCGACCAGACGTACGGCGTCGGCGTTACCTGTTCCGTGCCTGAAGCCCGGAACGGCCACAGTGCGAAGATCAGCGGGGGCGGAGCGATCATGCCACGCTTCCGCAACCTCGATACGAAGGCGAGCAACTTCGTCCGCGGCTACGCCTACAACTGTTACAGCAGCACCGGCGCAATGGATGCGCGATGCTTTGCTGCCTACGGGCAGGAGCTCGAAGACAAGCTGGCGGAGTACCACGGCAGCGGTATTACACTGAGCGCAATGTGCGAGGTGCTGGCGCGGTACGAAAACCACGTGCGGCCGAGTACCGATGTTGTGGATGCCTGGGGCATTCCGGCGCTTCACATCCAGGCGCACTATGGCGACAACGAGTTCAACATGGCCCGCGACGCCGCCAACACCGCCGAGCAGTTGGCGCACGAAGCCGGGTTTGAAGTTCTAGCAAAAAACTCCGAACCGAACCCTCCGGGGTACAGCATTCACGAACTGGGAACCTGCCGCATGGGGAACGATCCCAAGACCAGTGTTCTGAATAAGTGGAACCAGAGTCACGACATCAAGAACCTCTTTGTGGTGGACGGCGCAGCATTTGTGAGCGCGGGCTGGCAGAACCCCACCATGACCATCCTTGCGCTGGCGATGCGTTCGTCAGAGTATCTCGCCGAGCAGATGCGGCTTCGCGCTGTCTAA
- a CDS encoding HEPN domain-containing protein, which produces MGKEHLRLDSQFSSLAAFWKPQSPDEVMTGTLTINDDGIRFVTSPQYFRGAKVPPLDLTQWNSDSNSIPRSDILHGFFEGKNCSLLNVIEVEQAGLTSYEDEQQSVISTAQRASIFVSGMRTGAMNDRCLDSARYTFSSLSKFVNTPSTEKWGEGRVTIEVQLEPKPLLDLVLDTGIHLELKAYQTLTTDEEIEARVTKTVAIVEVTPPEAESLAWFMNIGNRLENLFSLLAGTSLGMETFFVYREDKSGAVIKKQHAFVEKYKILDALRHSNSQLALAISTWLSESKGFREIENLVLGVLRKGKLFVETEFLSLAQALEGFHRATGGDESKMDKNSFKALRGKIEKFLEELEIDDETAKKVSAAVANCNQISFRSRLKELCGRISQSTLGEMKIDPDAFAASVMETRNFFTHAGGSSGEKSEPLRGGELFLLSQKMRALLRGVFLLHLGFPEPQFKDLIVREATKWR; this is translated from the coding sequence ATGGGCAAAGAGCACCTGCGGTTGGACTCACAATTCAGCTCTCTCGCCGCGTTCTGGAAGCCCCAGAGCCCTGACGAAGTGATGACCGGCACTCTCACGATCAACGATGACGGAATTCGCTTCGTCACCTCTCCACAATACTTTCGAGGGGCGAAGGTGCCTCCTCTAGACCTAACCCAGTGGAATTCTGATTCAAATTCAATCCCCCGCTCTGACATCTTGCATGGATTCTTTGAAGGCAAGAATTGCAGTCTGCTTAACGTCATTGAAGTCGAGCAAGCGGGGCTAACGTCGTACGAGGATGAACAGCAATCAGTGATATCTACGGCTCAACGCGCGTCCATATTCGTCAGCGGCATGCGCACCGGAGCAATGAACGATAGATGCCTGGATAGCGCCCGCTATACATTCTCTTCTCTCTCAAAGTTTGTGAATACCCCCTCAACAGAAAAGTGGGGGGAAGGACGCGTCACTATCGAAGTTCAATTAGAGCCAAAGCCACTATTGGATTTGGTGCTTGACACTGGCATCCATCTTGAACTCAAGGCCTATCAGACCCTCACAACAGATGAAGAAATAGAAGCAAGGGTAACCAAAACAGTGGCTATCGTGGAGGTTACGCCGCCTGAAGCTGAATCTCTAGCGTGGTTCATGAACATTGGCAACCGGTTGGAAAATCTCTTCTCTCTACTGGCGGGTACATCGCTGGGGATGGAGACCTTCTTCGTTTATCGAGAGGACAAGAGCGGGGCAGTAATCAAGAAGCAGCATGCGTTTGTAGAGAAATATAAGATACTCGATGCATTGCGTCACTCGAATTCGCAGCTCGCACTCGCAATCTCGACTTGGCTTAGTGAATCGAAGGGATTTCGTGAGATTGAAAACCTAGTGCTCGGGGTGTTGCGTAAAGGAAAACTCTTTGTAGAAACCGAATTTTTGTCACTGGCTCAAGCGCTTGAGGGTTTCCATCGAGCGACGGGAGGGGACGAGTCGAAAATGGACAAGAACTCGTTCAAGGCACTTCGTGGAAAGATAGAGAAGTTTCTTGAAGAGCTAGAGATTGACGATGAGACCGCGAAGAAAGTGAGCGCAGCGGTGGCTAATTGCAACCAGATATCGTTCAGATCAAGATTGAAGGAGCTTTGCGGCCGCATTAGCCAGTCCACACTTGGCGAAATGAAGATCGATCCTGACGCATTCGCAGCGTCAGTGATGGAAACCAGAAACTTTTTTACTCATGCCGGCGGTTCGTCGGGTGAAAAGAGCGAGCCGCTAAGAGGCGGAGAGCTGTTTCTGCTCAGTCAGAAAATGCGAGCGTTGCTACGGGGTGTGTTTCTGCTTCATCTTGGCTTCCCTGAGCCCCAATTCAAGGATCTGATCGTTAGGGAAGCAACGAAGTGGAGATGA
- a CDS encoding energy transducer TonB, whose protein sequence is MSKTVANAQVAKTDWNARLVGRPLYLRGFWHSDQLRFDPSGKLITPSEPGPVTLSGVDVKSAKVKNGLLVLQANRVALVRRADREPGLERLPISSTTHIEFALRNKFIAPEEMKIVIEPDTSGDFEAALRKIFADGWEDLKASVPLYWKCYATSYFTNTIAPDAEEAVKQCVTTPKSGVGIEGTRNHAEGIQAPVLIASPPLPGHPGARGFRVRGDALIHLRVTAEGMPVGLQVVQAVGAGADEMALQTASAYRFQPAMLNGVAVPVDLNVNVSFH, encoded by the coding sequence TTGTCGAAAACGGTCGCGAACGCTCAAGTGGCCAAGACGGACTGGAACGCACGCCTGGTGGGCAGACCGCTCTATTTGCGTGGGTTCTGGCATAGTGATCAACTCCGGTTCGATCCATCCGGTAAGCTCATAACCCCATCGGAGCCAGGACCGGTCACGCTGAGCGGGGTAGATGTGAAGTCGGCGAAGGTGAAAAATGGCCTGCTCGTCCTTCAGGCGAATCGCGTGGCGCTGGTGCGGCGTGCTGACCGGGAGCCAGGTCTCGAGCGCCTTCCTATCTCCTCTACCACTCATATTGAGTTCGCGCTTCGGAACAAATTTATCGCGCCGGAAGAGATGAAGATCGTGATCGAGCCGGATACATCGGGAGATTTTGAGGCTGCACTGCGGAAGATCTTCGCGGATGGCTGGGAAGATCTGAAGGCATCAGTCCCGCTGTATTGGAAGTGCTATGCGACGAGTTACTTTACAAACACGATTGCTCCGGATGCCGAAGAAGCGGTGAAGCAATGTGTCACTACGCCAAAGAGTGGTGTTGGGATTGAAGGCACCCGGAATCACGCAGAAGGGATTCAAGCGCCGGTCTTGATCGCTTCACCGCCGCTTCCAGGTCACCCCGGCGCGCGGGGATTTAGAGTGCGAGGGGACGCACTCATTCATCTCCGGGTAACGGCAGAGGGTATGCCAGTAGGCTTGCAGGTCGTTCAAGCGGTCGGTGCTGGCGCAGACGAGATGGCGCTACAGACGGCTTCCGCCTATCGCTTTCAACCGGCCATGCTGAATGGGGTCGCGGTACCGGTGGATTTAAATGTCAATGTTTCCTTTCATTGA